One Triticum dicoccoides isolate Atlit2015 ecotype Zavitan chromosome 4B, WEW_v2.0, whole genome shotgun sequence genomic window carries:
- the LOC119295564 gene encoding uncharacterized protein C05D11.9-like isoform X1, with amino-acid sequence MAGGGAVPPPPRQLEVRRFASDRVGELRSLHATVSARVDGRFQQPRSARRRTTGHLPSKRRRASRGAVAGQAPEEGNPSAPQSRRVRRRQELAGNPAEGFSVAGDGARRLRTHIWHAKRFTMARWWGFVLPIGSHGSGRGSRAVLKRLKNGTIVHDASYFIPIQLDGPEDSLLSILGMVICPSPADKAPDLKHLQDKVMQGVCIENATLRCAGCPHSHVVGPVTYMWRPFSIGSSKLEAKEADLSNSETRFSQGSCSSSQRQLWIWIHPSMLDEGLDAIRIACDKQMQDSGVLVNCCSLEGKIARLEVMGCKAMQSLKSILHPVSNVINRILDTSDMCKPTDHSLYSSTGPHVLEASVIDHAEILQPGAILSMIVHDPREVSSQGTDSPSETVTNQENKLLEGGDLEAPSEERHIFSLMQMHSGRHDLLLSDCREMWDSGCKINPPVAEEILCMEKHHRRINFFCLDSENDQGQATQVNDCFSRSCPVILLKHAKERWSIIVPLSWVKPFWLFLVSHGAHAIGLRERRWIASQLKIPCFPYDYPDSKAYSSFMTEEAAVFDKAAEYRPAAKRPPRVPVPPSWHHIMASLNKEDGTVRCLEVDDLKPSDTVLPECFSLNSNSGDSGSSPTNVVASFQLFVPRTIQTLRRYVKELDMMSLSSSSEMEIDIDEPNLASGGTVKTPSPVNGLYLARVLIRVFKEGFFEDGAVVCAPFLSDLTAWKTRSEEDEEQCLEKWKVQLPQSHISSYFPCLGPKDDTTGKALRWPIGFVTTGFIHGSTGKDGAAVAFCDARLLAALRQEQWNEKSMLGQEICVLVRNVRSAAYRRALATVVLEQQKEDLEFL; translated from the exons ATggctggcggcggcgcggtgcCCCCGCCACCGCGGCAGCTCGAAGTTCGGCGCTTCGCGTCTGACCGCGTCGGAGAGCTACGATCCCTGCACGCGACCGTCTCAGCTCGCGTCGACGGCCGCTTCCAGCAGCCCCGCTCCGCACGCCGCCGCACCACGGGGCACCTCCCCTCCAAGCGCCGCCGCGCAAGCAGAGGTGCCGTGGCGGGCCAGGCTCCTGAGGAGGGTAACCCCTCGGCGCCTCAGTCGAGGAGGGTGAGGCGCCGGCAAGAGCTAGCTGGCAACCCTGCGGAGGGGTTCTCAGTCGccggcgatggcgcgcggcggctGCGCACCCACATATGGCATGCCAAGAGGTTCACCATGGCAAGGTGGTGGGGTTTCGTCTTGCCCATTGGCTCCCATGGGAG CGGGAGGGGTTCAAGGGCAGTTCTCAAGCGGTTGAAAAATGGAACAATTGTTCATGATGCTAGCTACTTCATTCCGATTCAACTGGACGGTCCAGAG GACTCCCTATTATCCATTCTGGGAATGGTTATTTGTCCATCTCCTGCAGATAAAGCACCTGACTTAAAGCACCTACAAGATAAAGTTATGCAAGGTGTTTGCATTGAGAACGCTACG CTTCGGTGTGCTGGGTGTCCCCACTCTCATGTTGTTGGACCAGTGACATACATGTGGCGCCCATTCTCAATAGGGAGTAGCAAATTGGAGGCCAAAGAAGCAGATTTGTCCAATTCTGAAACTAGATTTAGTCAAGGAAGCTGCAGTTCATCACAACGGCAATTATGGATATGGATTCATCCTTCTATGCTGGATGAAGGGCTGGATGCAATAAGAATTGCATGTGACAAACAG ATGCAAGATTCTGGTGTTCTGGTCAACTGTTGTTCACTAGAGGGGAAAATTGCAAGATTGGAAGTCATGGGATGCAAGGCTATGCAATCTCTTAAGAGTATATTGCACCCAGTTAGTAA TGTGATCAACAGGATACTTGATACAAGTGATATGTGTAAACCAACTGATCATTCTCTGTATTCCTCTACTGGCCCTCATGTTTTGGAAGCATCTGTCATCGATCATGCTGAGATTCTTCAGCCTGGTGCTATACTGTCCATGATAGTTCATGACCCCAGGGAGGTTTCATCTCAGGGGACAGATTCTCCTTCGGAAACAGTTACGAACCAGGAGAACAAACTCTTGGAGGGGGGAGACCTGGAGGCACCATCCGAGGAGAGACACATATTCTCATTGATGCAAATGCACTCTGGAAGGCATGATTTGCTCCTTTCTGACTGTAGAGAAATGTGGGATTCTGGCTGTAAGATAAATCCCCCAGTGGCAGAGGAGATCCTTTGTATGGAAAAACACCACAGACGTATAAATTTTTTCTGCCTGGATTCTGAAAATGACCAAGGACAAGCAACTCAAGTGAATGATTGCTTCAGTCGATCCTGCCCTGTTATTCTTCTGAAACATGCTAAAGAAAG GTGGTCCATTATCGTGCCTTTGAGCTGGGTAAAGCCTTTTTGGCTCTTTCTAGTATCTCATGGTGCACACGCGATTGGCTTAAGAGAGAGACGGTGGATTGCATCACAG TTAAAGATACCATGCTTCCCTTATGATTACCCAGACAGCAAAGCATATTCATCATTTATGACAGAAGAGGCTGCTGTTTTTGATAAAGCAGCTGAGTACCGCCCTGCTGCCAAGAGACCTCCAAGAGTTCCTGTACCTCCTTCATGGCATCATATCATGGCTAGTTTAAATAAAGAAGATGGCACGGTGAGATGTCTTGAAGTAGATGACTTAAAGCCTTCTGATACGGTGTTACCTGAGTGTTTCTCATTAAATTCCAACTCTGGGGATTCTGGATCATCACCGACAAATGTCGTTGCTTCATTCCAACTCTTTGTGCCAAGAACCATTCAAACGTTGAGACGTTATGTGAAAGAACTTGATATGATGTCTTTGAGTTCTTCATCTGAGATGGAAATCGATATTGATGAACCCAACTTGGCTTCTGGTGGCACTGTTAAGACGCCATCTCCTGTAAATGGATTATACCTTGCAAGGGTCCTGATTCGAGTGTTCAAGGAAGGTTTCTTTGAAGATGGCGCTGTAGTTTGCGCCCCATTTTTATCAGATCTTACAGCTTGGAAAACCAG ATCAGAGGAGGATGAGGAACAATGTCTAGAAAAATGGAAAGTCCAGCTCCCGCAGTCCCATATCAGTTCTTATTTTCCATGTCTGGGTCCCAAAGATGACACCACAGGGAAAGCATTGAGATGGCCGATAGGCTTTGTCACGACTGGTTTCATACATGGAAG CACTGGGAAGGATGGTGCCGCGGTTGCGTTCTGTGATGCAAGGCTTCTGGCGGCGTTGCGACAAGAGCAATGGAATGAAAAGAGTATGCTGGGTCAAGAGATCTGTGTTCTTGTCAGGAACGTGAGATCAGCGGCGTATAGACGGGCACTTGCTACAGTTGTTCTGGAGCAGCAGAAGGAAGATCTAGAGTTTCTGTAG
- the LOC119295564 gene encoding uncharacterized protein C05D11.9-like isoform X2, producing MAGGGAVPPPPRQLEVRRFASDRVGELRSLHATVSARVDGRFQQPRSARRRTTGHLPSKRRRASRGAVAGQAPEEGNPSAPQSRRVRRRQELAGNPAEGFSVAGDGARRLRTHIWHAKRFTMARWWGFVLPIGSHGSGRGSRAVLKRLKNGTIVHDASYFIPIQLDGPEDSLLSILGMVICPSPADKAPDLKHLQDKVMQGVCIENATLRCAGCPHSHVVGPVTYMWRPFSIGSSKLEAKEADLSNSETRFSQGSCSSSQRQLWIWIHPSMLDEGLDAIRIACDKQMQDSGVLVNCCSLEGKIARLEVMGCKAMQSLKSILHPVSKILDTSDMCKPTDHSLYSSTGPHVLEASVIDHAEILQPGAILSMIVHDPREVSSQGTDSPSETVTNQENKLLEGGDLEAPSEERHIFSLMQMHSGRHDLLLSDCREMWDSGCKINPPVAEEILCMEKHHRRINFFCLDSENDQGQATQVNDCFSRSCPVILLKHAKERWSIIVPLSWVKPFWLFLVSHGAHAIGLRERRWIASQLKIPCFPYDYPDSKAYSSFMTEEAAVFDKAAEYRPAAKRPPRVPVPPSWHHIMASLNKEDGTVRCLEVDDLKPSDTVLPECFSLNSNSGDSGSSPTNVVASFQLFVPRTIQTLRRYVKELDMMSLSSSSEMEIDIDEPNLASGGTVKTPSPVNGLYLARVLIRVFKEGFFEDGAVVCAPFLSDLTAWKTRSEEDEEQCLEKWKVQLPQSHISSYFPCLGPKDDTTGKALRWPIGFVTTGFIHGSTGKDGAAVAFCDARLLAALRQEQWNEKSMLGQEICVLVRNVRSAAYRRALATVVLEQQKEDLEFL from the exons ATggctggcggcggcgcggtgcCCCCGCCACCGCGGCAGCTCGAAGTTCGGCGCTTCGCGTCTGACCGCGTCGGAGAGCTACGATCCCTGCACGCGACCGTCTCAGCTCGCGTCGACGGCCGCTTCCAGCAGCCCCGCTCCGCACGCCGCCGCACCACGGGGCACCTCCCCTCCAAGCGCCGCCGCGCAAGCAGAGGTGCCGTGGCGGGCCAGGCTCCTGAGGAGGGTAACCCCTCGGCGCCTCAGTCGAGGAGGGTGAGGCGCCGGCAAGAGCTAGCTGGCAACCCTGCGGAGGGGTTCTCAGTCGccggcgatggcgcgcggcggctGCGCACCCACATATGGCATGCCAAGAGGTTCACCATGGCAAGGTGGTGGGGTTTCGTCTTGCCCATTGGCTCCCATGGGAG CGGGAGGGGTTCAAGGGCAGTTCTCAAGCGGTTGAAAAATGGAACAATTGTTCATGATGCTAGCTACTTCATTCCGATTCAACTGGACGGTCCAGAG GACTCCCTATTATCCATTCTGGGAATGGTTATTTGTCCATCTCCTGCAGATAAAGCACCTGACTTAAAGCACCTACAAGATAAAGTTATGCAAGGTGTTTGCATTGAGAACGCTACG CTTCGGTGTGCTGGGTGTCCCCACTCTCATGTTGTTGGACCAGTGACATACATGTGGCGCCCATTCTCAATAGGGAGTAGCAAATTGGAGGCCAAAGAAGCAGATTTGTCCAATTCTGAAACTAGATTTAGTCAAGGAAGCTGCAGTTCATCACAACGGCAATTATGGATATGGATTCATCCTTCTATGCTGGATGAAGGGCTGGATGCAATAAGAATTGCATGTGACAAACAG ATGCAAGATTCTGGTGTTCTGGTCAACTGTTGTTCACTAGAGGGGAAAATTGCAAGATTGGAAGTCATGGGATGCAAGGCTATGCAATCTCTTAAGAGTATATTGCACCCAGTTAGTAA GATACTTGATACAAGTGATATGTGTAAACCAACTGATCATTCTCTGTATTCCTCTACTGGCCCTCATGTTTTGGAAGCATCTGTCATCGATCATGCTGAGATTCTTCAGCCTGGTGCTATACTGTCCATGATAGTTCATGACCCCAGGGAGGTTTCATCTCAGGGGACAGATTCTCCTTCGGAAACAGTTACGAACCAGGAGAACAAACTCTTGGAGGGGGGAGACCTGGAGGCACCATCCGAGGAGAGACACATATTCTCATTGATGCAAATGCACTCTGGAAGGCATGATTTGCTCCTTTCTGACTGTAGAGAAATGTGGGATTCTGGCTGTAAGATAAATCCCCCAGTGGCAGAGGAGATCCTTTGTATGGAAAAACACCACAGACGTATAAATTTTTTCTGCCTGGATTCTGAAAATGACCAAGGACAAGCAACTCAAGTGAATGATTGCTTCAGTCGATCCTGCCCTGTTATTCTTCTGAAACATGCTAAAGAAAG GTGGTCCATTATCGTGCCTTTGAGCTGGGTAAAGCCTTTTTGGCTCTTTCTAGTATCTCATGGTGCACACGCGATTGGCTTAAGAGAGAGACGGTGGATTGCATCACAG TTAAAGATACCATGCTTCCCTTATGATTACCCAGACAGCAAAGCATATTCATCATTTATGACAGAAGAGGCTGCTGTTTTTGATAAAGCAGCTGAGTACCGCCCTGCTGCCAAGAGACCTCCAAGAGTTCCTGTACCTCCTTCATGGCATCATATCATGGCTAGTTTAAATAAAGAAGATGGCACGGTGAGATGTCTTGAAGTAGATGACTTAAAGCCTTCTGATACGGTGTTACCTGAGTGTTTCTCATTAAATTCCAACTCTGGGGATTCTGGATCATCACCGACAAATGTCGTTGCTTCATTCCAACTCTTTGTGCCAAGAACCATTCAAACGTTGAGACGTTATGTGAAAGAACTTGATATGATGTCTTTGAGTTCTTCATCTGAGATGGAAATCGATATTGATGAACCCAACTTGGCTTCTGGTGGCACTGTTAAGACGCCATCTCCTGTAAATGGATTATACCTTGCAAGGGTCCTGATTCGAGTGTTCAAGGAAGGTTTCTTTGAAGATGGCGCTGTAGTTTGCGCCCCATTTTTATCAGATCTTACAGCTTGGAAAACCAG ATCAGAGGAGGATGAGGAACAATGTCTAGAAAAATGGAAAGTCCAGCTCCCGCAGTCCCATATCAGTTCTTATTTTCCATGTCTGGGTCCCAAAGATGACACCACAGGGAAAGCATTGAGATGGCCGATAGGCTTTGTCACGACTGGTTTCATACATGGAAG CACTGGGAAGGATGGTGCCGCGGTTGCGTTCTGTGATGCAAGGCTTCTGGCGGCGTTGCGACAAGAGCAATGGAATGAAAAGAGTATGCTGGGTCAAGAGATCTGTGTTCTTGTCAGGAACGTGAGATCAGCGGCGTATAGACGGGCACTTGCTACAGTTGTTCTGGAGCAGCAGAAGGAAGATCTAGAGTTTCTGTAG